The Tissierella sp. genome includes the window TCTTTATACTTTTTTACATATTCTGCATTTCCTTTATCAAGAATGTTTCCTTCAATATCAACTATTGAAAACCATGTTGGAGAAATAACATTTATACCTGGGATTTCTCTTATACCATCAGTGTTTTGTACTTTTCTATAGGTATAATCCCAAGTTAAATTTAGTTTTTTTTTATTAACATTCATAGATATATCTTCTTTAGGCATTTCCACCTTGAATAGATCTTTAGTATGATTTATCTTTAAATATTTCTTCTCAATAAATCCAGGTATTCCATCTATTGTTCGCACCTTATACCAAAATTCATATTCTGCATATATATTTAAACTGCTTCCTATTGGTAAATTATTAGTTAAAATAGGAGATTTAATATTTAAGTCTGTTCTAATAGCAGCCCCTTCAGTAATTATCTCGCCTTTTAAGTAGTATATATCGTTAAAGTCTAAAACTACAGCATTGGTTTCCTCAAAAAAATCAATATTTAAATCATAATTAGTTAATATCAAATCTAGAGGGACATATAATTTATTATTAAATATCTTTATGGAATTAGTAATAAAATATTCTTTATTATTAATACTAGCCACACTATTATCTACCTTATACCTTGTAACCTCTTCACTATTTGTAATGATAAGAGTTTCTTCTAAATTATCATAAAATATGTCATTATCTATAAAGTATTCTATTGTTGGTAGTGAAAAAAACAATATATCATTATTAAATAATACTGCATCTTCATCTTCAACTTCTTGTTCTTCAACTATCAAATATAAGTCATCTGAATATGCTATTACTTCTTGACTAGGTGTTATTGACATTTTATAGTATATATAGCCTCCTAAGCCTCCAGCTATTATCACCATTAATAATATTGCTATGATAAATTTTCTCATATAATCCCTCCATTTTTATCAATTAGAAACTTGTCCTAGTAAATAGTATAATAGAAAGTCAAGATTAATACAAATGTAATAAATGTTAGACCAGTTTTAATTAATAGCTTAATAAAAAATATAAAAAAACTTGCATTTTTAATGCAAGTTTTTACTGGCGTACCCTGAGGGAGTCGAACCCCCGACCTTCTGGTTCGTAGCCAGACACTCTATCCAGCTGAGCTAAGGGTACATATATGGAGCGGGTGAAGGGGATCGAACCCTCG containing:
- a CDS encoding glycosyl hydrolase family 18 protein; the encoded protein is MRKFIIAILLMVIIAGGLGGYIYYKMSITPSQEVIAYSDDLYLIVEEQEVEDEDAVLFNNDILFFSLPTIEYFIDNDIFYDNLEETLIITNSEEVTRYKVDNSVASINNKEYFITNSIKIFNNKLYVPLDLILTNYDLNIDFFEETNAVVLDFNDIYYLKGEIITEGAAIRTDLNIKSPILTNNLPIGSSLNIYAEYEFWYKVRTIDGIPGFIEKKYLKINHTKDLFKVEMPKEDISMNVNKKKLNLTWDYTYRKVQNTDGIREIPGINVISPTWFSIVDIEGNILDKGNAEYVKKYKDIGYEIWPLINNDFDPDLTHELLEKSSAREKLIIDILKIYNQYGFQGINIDFENVHLKTKDLLTQFVRELYPIFKEAGMTVSMDVTGMSTSENWSLSYDRARLSKAVDYMMLMAYDQHWASSPTAGSVAQYSWVEKSIQGVLKYIPNEKLVLGVPFYTRLWLEKDGKVASQALSMETANKFIFENEINLVWEEESLQYYGQIEKGDTLYKIWLEDAKSLEMKTSLVHKYGLAGIASWRKGFETADVWSSISSVLD